From one Lotus japonicus ecotype B-129 chromosome 3, LjGifu_v1.2 genomic stretch:
- the LOC130748850 gene encoding protein TAB2 homolog, chloroplastic: protein MATLSFNPTRIRTPTFNRSNPSTKLTSSSKPIRIPCIPSSINHSHQKLIHFRANSVSETSLSTQKEEEQETLGDEEEDDDPTAEMSFLDPETDPDAISDWELDFCSRPILDARGKKLWELVVCDSTLSLQFTKYFPNNVINSITLKDAVVSVCDDLGLPLPKKIRFFRSQMQTIITRACNELGIKPVPSKRCLSLLLWLEERYETVYKKHPGFQKGFTPLLALDNPFPTKLPEDLFGERWAFVQLPFSAVREELTSLQTNTIFGSGLDLDLMGIEIDDKTMIPGLAVGSSRATVLSAIMNSFELCTVEADTARGSLILSVGISTRYVYATYKKTPTTTSEAEAWEAAKKACGGLHFLAIQQDIESEECAGFWLLLDLPPPPV from the exons ATGGCTACTCTGAGCTTCAACCCAACACGTATCAGAACTCCAACGTTCAACCGTTCCAACCCCTCCACAAAACTCACCTCTTCATCAAAACCCATCAGAATCCCATGCATCCCTTCCTCCATCAACCACAGCCACCAAAAACTGATCCATTTTCGAGCCAATTCAGTGTCAGAAACCTCTCTGTCGACCCAGAAGGAAGAAGAGCAGGAAACTCtcggtgatgaagaagaagacgaTGACCCAACTGCGGAAATGAGCTTCCTCGACCCTGAAACTGACCCTGACGCTATATCAGACTGGGAGCTTGATTTCTGCTCTAGACCCATTCTTGATGCTAGAGGGAAGAAGCTTTGGGAGCTGGTTGTGTGTGACAGCACGCTCTCGCTGCAGTTCACCAAGTATTTTCCAAACAATGTGATAAATAGCATTACTCTCAAGGATGCTGTTGTTTCTGTTTGTGATGACTTGGGTCTCCCATTGCCTAAGAAAATTCGCTTCTTTAG GTCACAGATGCAGACAATTATTACAAGAGCATGTAATGAGCTTGGCATAAAACCTGTTCCTAGTAAACGG TGCTTGTCGTTACTTCTATGGCTAGAGGAGCGCTACGAGACTGTATATAAGAAGCATCCTGGATTTCAAAAAGGATTCACGCCCCTTTTGGCATTAGATAATCCTTTTCCCACGAAACTTCCAGAGGATCTTTTTGGCGAAAGATGGGCATTTGTCCAATTACCCTTCTCAG CTGTTCGAGAGGAGCTCACGTCGTTACAGACTAATACGATCTTTGGCTCTGGGCTAGATCTTGATTTGATGGGTATTGAAATTGATGATAAGACGATGATCCCAGGACTGGCGGTTGGATCTTCTCGCGCTACAGTATTATCAG CTATTATGAATAGCTTCGAGCTTTGTACTGTTGAAGCAGACACTGCTCGTGGTAGCTTGATTCTTTCAGTTGGAATTTCTACTCGGTATGTGTATGCAACCTATAAGAAAACTCCCACTACAACTAGTGAAGCTGAAGCTTGGGAAGCAGCTAAGAAAGCTTGTGGAGGTTTGCATTTCCTTGCTATCCAACAAGACATAGAATCTGAAGAGTGTGCTGGCTTCTGGCTTTTACTAGACTTGCCACCTCCACCTGTATAA
- the LOC130743656 gene encoding probable E3 ubiquitin-protein ligase RHC2A produces MDRYYCDVCPNIRDSDYGRELSLCPVEQLFTVEFEIKNKHDAPPSETLHYTFHNISKNNMDQQNVESMLSRVGFPNEAFQFVVPKVLECADEIANRTYKDRKLLSIVVYILVSQASDEDEINVDYDSGFEEYSEEGDQDFGLVPSAAAVTSIDEGLEMMRDADDDDYDGGFEEYFEEAGDEDFGLVPASVKSIEELEMVRVEKEENCAICFEDFHDVGVRMPCLHMFHESCIKTWLHAANSCPLCRFQMNKISEE; encoded by the coding sequence ATGGATCGATACTATTGCGATGTGTGTCCAAACATCAGAGATAGTGACTATGGCAGAGAACTGTCACTGTGCCCAGTTGAACAACTGTTCACTGTTGAGTTTGAGATCAAGAACAAACACGATGCCCCTCCCTCTGAGACTTTGCATTACACTTTTCATAACATCTCCAAGAACAATATGGATCAACAAAACGTTGAATCTATGCTTTCTCGTGTGGGGTTCCCCAATGAAGCTTTCCAGTTTGTGGTCCCAAAAGTCTTGGAATGTGCTGATGAAATTGCCAACAGGACGTACAAGGATCGAAAGCTTTTGTCCATAGTTGTGTATATTCTTGTCAGCCAAGCCAGTGATGAAGATGAGATTAATGTTGATTATGATAGTGGTTTTGAAGAATATTCAGAGGAGGGTGATCAAGATTTTGGGTTGGTGCCTTCTGCAGCAGCTGTGACTTCAATTGATGAGGGTTTGGAGATGATGAGGgatgctgatgatgatgattatgaTGGTGGTTTTGAAGAATATTTTGAGGAGGCTGGTGATGAAGATTTTGGGTTGGTGCCTGCATCTGTGAAATCAATTGAGGAGTTGGAGATGGTGAGGGTTGAGAAAGAAGAGAATTGTGCAATCTGTTTCGAGGATTTTCATGATGTTGGTGTTCGGATGCCTTGTTTACACATGTTTCATGAGAGTTGCATCAAAACTTGGTTGCATGCGGCCAATTCTTGCCCTTTGTGTCGGTTTCAGATGAACAAAATTAGTGAAGAATGA
- the LOC130709492 gene encoding cation/H(+) antiporter 28-like, with protein MNFTLATAPTICGDRLGNLIFEVGNNFAVFTGMVITSNSLHFVLKHYAQPRITSDIIVGLIAGNIRFVHKLVEKFNKSFGFIIDFGMMCYMFALGIEMDPFFLLERPRRQAKVAYAGVISTFLLSVIVTPLLMFFQGENKLLEFTFFLSSLVASTSSPVLTRLITHLKIGKSDIGKLVIAAGMHSDFLSALIFSFGYILVPLPQVCNDMEKDISLKETITMGGAVLGQVVFTALASPCFMKWVNNENPEGRAMKGPHVVLSIAFLVLMCASSTMYDYSPIFSAFLVGVCVPREGRVSKWLITKINYMLTTIFFPIFFLWVGYEANFSKFEIRSAETWLQLLAFMVVVVSGKVIGTIVSGAGFHLPESVVTGLLLTTKGHLHIYLAIKVMSCGATTVSTGIVIIISIFFTIVPAPAIVAHIIKRARKRAPTHRLALQLLDPSTELRILLCVQGPQNVPASINFLEISKGAADAGVLVYVADMIELTDEISATLDKDERVHTATVKDKQIMDMRENITSSFQTYVVDSDSRITLKRTMALSTINNMPQDICVLAEDLMIALIVLPFHRSQHKEGTLDGGNQGFRYVNRKVLRSAPCSVGILVDRGLGTERVSRCQEALNVAVIFIGGKDDREALSYAGRISHHPGVKLTVIRFLVESSVEASRLAGYRIIIPEQEKDTKLDNEFFAQFYENHVSGGHISYVEKHLANAAETFSILRSFEGKYSLVIVGREGGVNSILTKGMNDWQQCPELGPIGDVLSGPDFSLTVSVLIIQQHRVKGEIDGLDDDFSII; from the exons ATGAATTTCACCTTAGCAACGGCTCCAACTATATGTGGGGACAGGCTAGGTAACCTCATTTTTGAAGTTGGTAATAACTTTGCTGTATTCACTGGGATGGTGATTACCAGCAACAGTTTGCATTTTGTTCTAAAGCATTATGCACAACCTCGCATCACTTCTGACATTATT GTGGGACTAATTGCGGGCAACATAAGATTTGTTCATAAGCTTGTTGAGAAATTCAACAAATCTTTTGGATTCATCATTGATTTTGGCATGATGTGTTACATGTTCGCATTGGGCATAGAAATGGatcctttctttctcttggaacgACCACGCAGGCAAGCTAAAGTTGCATATGCAGGAGTTATCTCAACTTTCCTCCTATCAGTTATTGTAACCCCACTGCTGATGTTCTTCCAAGGGGAAAACAAGCTTCTAGAATTCAcattcttcctctcttctcttgTTGCTAGCACAAGCTCCCCAGTCCTGACCCGTTTGATAACTCACCTCAAAATTGGGAAATCAGATATTGGGAAGCTTGTGATTGCAGCAGGGATGCACTCAGATTTCTTGAGCGCTTTGATTTTTTCTTTCGGCTACATCTTGGTTCCGTTGCCTCAAGTGTGCAACGACATGGAGAAAGATATTAGCCTTAAAGAGACCATTACCATGGGTGGTGCTGTTTTAGGGCAGGTAGTGTTCACAGCATTGGCTTCACCGTGTTTCATGAAGTGGGTTAACAATGAAAACCCTGAAGGAAGAGCCATGAAAGGTCCACATGTTGTGCTGTCAATTGCATTCTTGGTGTTAATGTGTGCCTCCTCCACTATGTATGATTATAGTCCCATTTTCAGTGCTTTCTTGGTAGGGGTTTGTGTCCCTAGAGAGGGTAGAGTTTCTAAGTGGCTGATCACCAAAATCAACTACATGTTGACCACTATTTTCTTTCCTATTTTTTTCTTGTGGGTGGGGTATGAAGCTAATTTCAGTAAGTTTGAGATTCGTTCCGCCGAAACATGGTTACAATTACTTGCATTTATGGTAGTGGTAGTGTCTGGAAAAGTTATTGGGACAATAGTTTCTGGGGCGGGCTTTCACTTGCCTGAATCAGTTGTAACAGGATTGCTCCTCACCACCAAGGGCCACTTGCATATCTATTTAGCTATCAAAGTG ATGAGTTGTGGTGCTACAACTGTTTCCACAGGCATTGTGATCATAATTTCAATCTTTTTCACAATTGTGCCAGCCCCAGCAATTGTGGCACATATCATAAAACGTGCAAGGAAAAGGGCACCTACTCATCGCTTGGCCCTTCAATTGCTTGATCCCTCAACTGAGCTAAGGATCCTCCTCTGTGTTCAGGGACCTCAAAATGTTCCTGCTTCCATCAACTTCTTGGAGATTTCAAAAGGGGCAGCAGACGCTGGTGTTCTGGTATATGTTGCAGACATGATTGAACTCACCGATGAAATATCAGCCACGTTAGATAAGGATGAACGAGTGCACACAGCCACTGTCAAAGACAAGCAAATCATGGACATGAGGGAGAACATAACCAGCTCATTCCAAACCTATGTGGTAGACAGTGACAGCAGAATCACACTCAAAAGAACCATGGCACTCTCAACAATCAATAACATGCCACAAGACATTTGTGTTTTAGCAGAGGACTTGATGATTGCCCTCATTGTACTGCCATTTCATAGGAGCCAGCATAAGGAAGGAACACTGGATGGTGGTAATCAAGGATTTAGATATGTTAACCGAAAG GTACTGAGAAGTGCCCCTTGTTCAGTTGGTATTCTAGTAGACAGAGGCCTTGGAACCGAGCGTGTATCAAGATGTCAAGAAGCACTAAATGTGGCAGTCATATTCATCGGTGGAAAAGATGACAGGGAAGCACTTTCCTACGCTGGCCGCATCTCACACCATCCAGGAGTGAAGCTCACAGTCATAAGATTCCTGGTAGAAAGCAGTGTAGAAGCCTCAAGACTAGCCGGGTACAGGATCATAATCCCAGAGCAGGAGAAAGATACAAAGTTGGATAATGAGTTCTTTGCACAGTTCTACGAAAATCACGTTTCTGGGGGTCATATTTCCTATGTGGAGAAGCATCTTGCTAATGCTGCTGAGACATTCTCCATTCTCAGGTCGTTTGAAGGGAAATACTCGTTGGTCATTGTGGGAAGGGAAGGTGGAGTGAACTCTATTTTGACAAAGGGCATGAATGATTGGCAGCAGTGCCCGGAACTGGGGCCAATAGGAGATGTTCTTTCAGGACCAGACTTCTCATTGACTGTCTCTGTATTGATCATCCAGCAACACAGAGTCAAAGGAGAAATAGATGGGTTAGATGATGACTTCTCTATCATATAA